The Corallococcus silvisoli genome contains the following window.
CTTGGCGTACTGGTTCGTCTCGACGGGGACCTTCTGCCCCGTGGTCGGATCCTCCCGGGTGTAGGGCCCGGGCTTGATGTCCTGGTTGAGCTCGGCCTGGGTGCGGAGCTTCGGGTCGTAGGTGCGCTCGGCGTACGCGCGGTGGCCCTCGCTCACGCGGGCCTTGTATTCGGCCTTCGTCTCCGTGGGGGCGCGCGGGTTGTTGATGGCGGCGTGCTCCGCCGCGTTCATGGGGGCCTGCGCGGGGGGCGTCACGGCCAGCTGGCTGTTCACCGTCGTGCCCACGCCCGGCCAGTCCGGCACCGCGCCCGTCTGGCCGTGCATCGCCACCGAGCCCGTCCCCGGCGCGAGCGAGTTCAGCTTCTGGGCGTGGAACTCAATCTGGAACTCGACGTTGGCGATGTCCCGCTGGAGCGCCGCGCGCTCCGCGACGGTGGCCGCGGTGGGCTTGCCGCTCATGCCCGCGATGCTGTCGTCGATTCTCTTCTGCGCCGCCTCCAGGCCGCCCAGGATGTTCTTGAGCTTCTGCACCTCCAGCTTCGACTCGAAGCCCTGCGTGCCGTAGCCCGGCGTGCGCGTGAGGGCCTGCTGGACGCGGTCCTTGAGCTGGCGGATCTGCCCGGTGGGCCCCTCGTACTTCTGGAGCAGGCGGGCCGTCTCCTGGTGCGCCGCGATGTCCGCGGGCGTGGCGTGCGGCCCCGCCTCGATGCGCACCCGGCCGTTGTCGTAGCGCACCTGGGTGGTGTTGCCCGGCAGGTCCGGGTTGCGCAGGACGGGGATCTCCCGCGGCTTGAGCAGCTCCGCGCCCTTGGCGAAGCCGCCGCTGACCGCGCCGCCCGTGATGGCGCCCACGGTGCCGTCCGTCGCCGCGCGGGTGGCCACGCGGCCCAGGCCCTTGAGGGCGCCGTCCTGCCACGTCTCGCGCTGGGTGGCCGCGTCGACGGCGCCACCGGCCGCGCCGCCGAAGGCGCCTTCCTTCATGCCCTGCTTGATGGCGGTCTTCACGCCGCTCTCCGCCGTCTCCTTCACCGCGGTGCGGGCCGCGGCCTCCGTGACGGTGGTGGCCGCGGCGCGGGTGCCGCCCGTGATGGCGCTGGCGCCCTTGCCCACGGGGATGACCGCCGTGCCGCCCTCCACCGCGCCGATGAGCGCCTGGCGGCTCAGGTCCTGCGCCCCGGCGGCGTCGCCCTGGATGGCGGCGTACGTCACCGCGCGCGTCGTGGCCCCCGCCGCCGCGTATCCGGCGATGGCCAGCGGCGTGGCCGCGCCGCCCGTGGCGATGACGGCCGCGGTGGTGACGGCGACGACGGCCACGGTGGCCGTGGTCTCCGCCAGCGAGTCCTTGCCCGCCTGGAGCGCCTTGACGTCCTCCGTGGCGTAGCCCGTCAACGTCTGCGCGCGCTGGGTATCCCCTGTCTGGAGGGACTGCTCCGCGCGGCCCAGGTTGCGGTCGAGGATGTCGTTGTCCGACTCGCCCTTGGTCAGGTGCTGCACTCCGTCCAGCAGGCTGACGCCCAGGCCCGACTCGTTGGCCTGGACCTCGCGCAGGCGCCGCACGCGCTCCTGCGCGGCGTTGGGGTCGTTGGGGTCGATGGCGCCCAGGTCGAAGTCCTGCTTGAGCAGCTCCAGCTCGTCGCGGCCGTCCAGCTCGCTGTCCAGCTCCGAGCGCAGGTCCTTGCCGTACTTCTGCTGGTAGGCGGCGGAGATGGCGTTGAGGTCTTCCTTGGACTTGCCGCTCAGCACCGAGCGGATGGCGTCCTCGTCCGTGCCCAGGCCGTCCATGGCCAGGAACAGCTTCTCCGCGGCGGCCTCCGCCTGCCCCTGCGCGTCGTCGGCCGCGGGCGGGTTGAGCATGCGCAGCGTGACGTCGCGGTCGCCGCCGTCCCACTGGCGGACCTGGTCCTCCAGGGACTGGCCCGTCTGGCGTTGGTACTCGGCCTTGATGGCGGTGAGCTGGTCGGGCGTCTTGCCTTGCAGGATGTCGCGCACGCCGCTCTCGTCCGCGCCGAAGAAGCCGCCCATCGCCTCGCGCAGCCGGGCCGCGTCCGCCTGGGCCGGGTTGCCCTGCAGCATGCCGATGGCGCGGTCGTACTCCTCCGTGGACAGGTCGTCCTTGAGCTTCGCCTTCAGGCCCTCGTCCTGCGCGAGGATCTGACGCTGCTCGGGGGTGGCCTTCTCCAGGCGCTCGAAGAGGCGGCCCTCGTCGGTGCCCCAGCCGGCCATGTCCTCTTCCAGGCCGGCCTTGAGCGCCTGGGCCTCCAGCGCCGTGGCCTCCGCGGGGTTCGTGGCCTGTCCCGCGCCGAGCATGCTCCGGGCCCGCTCCAGCTGGGCGCCGTCCATCTCGCGTCCCAGGCGGGACAGCAGGAAGTCCTCGGGCGTCTGGCCCGGCGCGGTGCCGCCGTTCAATTCCGCGAACTGCTGGGCGATGGCGTGGCGCTCCTCCGGGGCGCGCTTCTCCAGCACCTTGAGCATGTCCTCGTTGGTGCCGAAGAGGCTGTCCATCTCCGACTGGAGGTTGACCGCGTCGCTCTTCGCGGTGTTGGACTGGAGCATGCCCTCCGCGCGCTGCCAGTCGGAGCCGCTCAGCTCGCCCCGGATGGTCTCATCCAGGTTCTTGCCGTAGTGGTCCTGGTAGCTCTGGCGGATCATCGCCAGCTGCTCCGGGCTCTTGCCCTCCAGCGTCTGGAAGAGCTTGTCCTCGTCGGTGCCCCAGCCGGTGAGGCCCCCTTCCATGGCCTCGCGCAGGGCGCTGGCGTCCTTGTCCGCCTGGGCCTGCGTATACGACGGCGCGGCGGGCGCGGGGGCCGGCGCGGGAGGCGTGGCCGCGACCTGGGGACCGGCGACGGTGCTGGCGGTCGCGGGCGGGGTGGGCGTGCCCAGCGACGGGCCAGTCCGGGCCTGGGGACGCTCGAAGGAGGAGCGGTCCCGCTGCGGAGGCTTGGGAGGGGGAGGTGGGGGCGGAGGCGGCGCGGGGGCCTGGGGCTGCTGCGGGAGCGTGCGCTGAACGCCGTTGTTGCGAGGACCGTCGATCGCCATCGTCTGTCTCCGAAGACTTCTGCGCTCGGTGGGTCCAAATGCTGGCGCCCTGGAACCGCGGCGTCCCCCGCCACCGGGTGCAATCCTTTTCAGATTATCGCACCGACCCACCCCAGGGTTTCGGATGGCCCCCGATGGGTAGGAATTACAGTGGGTGTCTGCCTACACGGTGCGCGTGGCGCGCAGGCGGGGTGGGGTGAAAGACAGCTCCCGGACGCGGAGCCGGGACGTGGTGAAGCCATCGAAGCGGCGGGGCGCCTCCTGGGCCCCGGCGCGCAGGGCGACGTGGGACTCCACGTCCAACTCCAACTGGACGGGCCACAGCCGGTCCAGGGCGAGCAGGCAGCCTCCGTGACCCTTGGCCTCCGTGTGCATCGTCTCTCC
Protein-coding sequences here:
- a CDS encoding annexin codes for the protein MAIDGPRNNGVQRTLPQQPQAPAPPPPPPPPPKPPQRDRSSFERPQARTGPSLGTPTPPATASTVAGPQVAATPPAPAPAPAAPSYTQAQADKDASALREAMEGGLTGWGTDEDKLFQTLEGKSPEQLAMIRQSYQDHYGKNLDETIRGELSGSDWQRAEGMLQSNTAKSDAVNLQSEMDSLFGTNEDMLKVLEKRAPEERHAIAQQFAELNGGTAPGQTPEDFLLSRLGREMDGAQLERARSMLGAGQATNPAEATALEAQALKAGLEEDMAGWGTDEGRLFERLEKATPEQRQILAQDEGLKAKLKDDLSTEEYDRAIGMLQGNPAQADAARLREAMGGFFGADESGVRDILQGKTPDQLTAIKAEYQRQTGQSLEDQVRQWDGGDRDVTLRMLNPPAADDAQGQAEAAAEKLFLAMDGLGTDEDAIRSVLSGKSKEDLNAISAAYQQKYGKDLRSELDSELDGRDELELLKQDFDLGAIDPNDPNAAQERVRRLREVQANESGLGVSLLDGVQHLTKGESDNDILDRNLGRAEQSLQTGDTQRAQTLTGYATEDVKALQAGKDSLAETTATVAVVAVTTAAVIATGGAATPLAIAGYAAAGATTRAVTYAAIQGDAAGAQDLSRQALIGAVEGGTAVIPVGKGASAITGGTRAAATTVTEAAARTAVKETAESGVKTAIKQGMKEGAFGGAAGGAVDAATQRETWQDGALKGLGRVATRAATDGTVGAITGGAVSGGFAKGAELLKPREIPVLRNPDLPGNTTQVRYDNGRVRIEAGPHATPADIAAHQETARLLQKYEGPTGQIRQLKDRVQQALTRTPGYGTQGFESKLEVQKLKNILGGLEAAQKRIDDSIAGMSGKPTAATVAERAALQRDIANVEFQIEFHAQKLNSLAPGTGSVAMHGQTGAVPDWPGVGTTVNSQLAVTPPAQAPMNAAEHAAINNPRAPTETKAEYKARVSEGHRAYAERTYDPKLRTQAELNQDIKPGPYTREDPTTGQKVPVETNQYAKVRAEKAQAEMLRRGVIRDQQLAAAYPNGPVLDVAANDLAHGTAHNAHTVDRHGASVPTSVADAPPGARSIESRVTTGDGWNKAEPLSFQWESDATMNATLNQYVADNWPRIRTELALEGVSDNLDIPVPTGTKVGKGFKGVEDPTTGTRRAVPLDATHYNIRLRLLDGTPPQVVVLTAFPGNKNP